The Sphaerochaeta sp. nucleotide sequence ATTCCAAGAGCCGTCGTCCGGGTCATCCCACGGCTGGCATCACTCACCCTAGGGCAACAGAAGCTGCTCGACGGCTATGAGGCGCGGCTTATGGCGTCGGGAATCAGGAAGACCGCACATGCGAAAGCATCGAGGGCCACCCTTCTGCTCTCGTTCATGGCGATGAAGGGCATCGACGACTTCAACAAGCTCAGGATGCCGGTCATCCTGGAGTTCCTTGATGACTGCGCAACGGAAGGCCTCGACATGAACGGTGTCATGGAGATGCTCCGGGGTTTCCTTTCCCACCTTGAGTGGATCGGCTTGAAAGACGGCGACGCGTCACAGCATCTCATGCCGTTCAAGAAATGGAGAAATTCGGTTGTGTTGCCGGCATTCACCACTCAGGAATTCCGGATGATGTTCGACGGCATTGACAGGAGCACTTCTGAGGGGATGCGCGACTATGCGATACTCGTGCTTGCGAGCTTCACGGGACTCAGGGGATGTGACATCGCCAACCTGAGACTTGGCGACATCGATTTGGAAAACGGGTCCCTGCGTTTCCGTCAGGAGAAGACGGGTGTCCTTCTGGAACTGCCTGTTGACCCGATAGCGGTCTCGACGCTCAGGGAATATCTCCATGCGGCACGTCCCCAAGGAGCAGGGATGGACCATCTGTTCCTCTCAGGCCATCAGCCCTACCGCAAGATGACCTCCATGGCTCCCGTGATGGGACGGATCATGGACAGGTGCGGGATCGAAAGGGCGAAAGGCAAAGGATTCCACGCAATCAGGAGGAGCATGGGGCTCTGGCTCCTGCAGTCCCGAGCCGACCATGACATGATATCGATGGTGCTCGGCCACACCGACGCGAAGGCGTTCATGCGCTACATACCCATCAAGCCGCATGAGATGCGGTTTTGTGCCTTGGGGCTTGATGGAATCGAATGCAAGTCGGAGGTGTTCCATGGGGTATGAGTTCAAGAGCCCTTTCGCTCCAGACATCGAGGGATTCATCGGCATGAAGGTCCAGACCGGCTACAAGGAGGGTACGTACAAGGCGATCCTTGCCGACTTTGACTCTTTCGCGTTGCGGCATTTCCCTGGAGATGACGTGCTGACGGAGGAGATATACACGAGGTGGCGTGCGTTCCGACCGGGAGAGAAGGGCGTGACCGTGAAACACAGGATATCCAAGATCAGGATGTTCTCCCACTACCAGAAACTTCTTGGGAAGGACGCCTACGTCGTTCCGGACAGGGATGCCCCCAAGACGGTACGTTTTCTCCCGTTCATCTATACGGACGACGAGCTTGCCGGCTATTTCGCCGCCGCAGACACTTTCGCTGAAAACCACCACACACCCGAATGGGAATATGTGGTGCCGGTAATCCTGCGTGTCATGTTCTGCTGCGGCTTGAGGCCTTTCGAGGCAAGACTGCTGCTGGTCAGTGACATGAACCTCAAGGACGGACTCCTCACCGTGCGGAAGTCGAAATTCGGCAAAAGCAGGACGATCCCAATGGATGAGTCCGTCCGCCGTCTCTGCGCCAGATACGACTGTCTGATACGCACAAGGATACCCCAGCGATGCTGGTTCTTCGAGAACCCATATGGCGGACCTTATGGCAGGAAATGGCTTTCCAGAATCAACAAGGCCTGCTTCATGAAGGCGGGAATCAAACCTCATATGGGCAGGTTCCCCCGTCCCTACGACGCAAGGCATACGTTTGTGTTCCATGTCATTGCAAAATGGTCCACGACGGGAATCGATGTCGACAGGAACCTGCCGTTTCTCAGCGTATATCTCGGACACGAAGATACGCTCCAGACCGAGTACTATATCAACATCCTGTGCCCTTCTGTTGGCATCAGGTCGCACATGAAATGGCAGGAATGCCCGGAGGTGTTCAATTATGATGAAGAAAACGATTAGAAGCAAAGAGGACAACAAGCTGTTCCCGTATCTCGGGGATTATCTCAATGAGTATCTCCCGCTCCAGAGGAACCTCAGTCGGGAAACGATTGACACCTACAGAGTGGCTCTTTTGATGTTCCTCGGCCACTTGTCGAAATCAACTGGCAAACGGATGGATTTCCTCGGTTTCGACGACATCGGCAAGGATTCCGTGACGGCTTTCGCCACGCAATGCTTTAACGGAAATGGGTTGTCACCTAAAACAGTCAACCTTTATGTGGGGGTCGTGAGGGCGTTCATATATTATGCAAGCACGAGAAGCCCAATGCTCAACGCCACACTGAACGAGCTGAAGCTTGTCCCGAAGAAGAAAGTCCCTCAGGATGA carries:
- a CDS encoding tyrosine-type recombinase/integrase is translated as MENFFLLRLAFDDILRYLTVEDRRETTIKDYRISYGHVLEFYGLRGIRDYTPEANELFRKWTDNLYDKGFVCKNFHNARIRVSRYIDNYWAGRRINILNEIPVDEIPRAVVRVIPRLASLTLGQQKLLDGYEARLMASGIRKTAHAKASRATLLLSFMAMKGIDDFNKLRMPVILEFLDDCATEGLDMNGVMEMLRGFLSHLEWIGLKDGDASQHLMPFKKWRNSVVLPAFTTQEFRMMFDGIDRSTSEGMRDYAILVLASFTGLRGCDIANLRLGDIDLENGSLRFRQEKTGVLLELPVDPIAVSTLREYLHAARPQGAGMDHLFLSGHQPYRKMTSMAPVMGRIMDRCGIERAKGKGFHAIRRSMGLWLLQSRADHDMISMVLGHTDAKAFMRYIPIKPHEMRFCALGLDGIECKSEVFHGV
- a CDS encoding tyrosine-type recombinase/integrase, yielding MGYEFKSPFAPDIEGFIGMKVQTGYKEGTYKAILADFDSFALRHFPGDDVLTEEIYTRWRAFRPGEKGVTVKHRISKIRMFSHYQKLLGKDAYVVPDRDAPKTVRFLPFIYTDDELAGYFAAADTFAENHHTPEWEYVVPVILRVMFCCGLRPFEARLLLVSDMNLKDGLLTVRKSKFGKSRTIPMDESVRRLCARYDCLIRTRIPQRCWFFENPYGGPYGRKWLSRINKACFMKAGIKPHMGRFPRPYDARHTFVFHVIAKWSTTGIDVDRNLPFLSVYLGHEDTLQTEYYINILCPSVGIRSHMKWQECPEVFNYDEEND